The Oreochromis niloticus isolate F11D_XX linkage group LG15, O_niloticus_UMD_NMBU, whole genome shotgun sequence genome includes a region encoding these proteins:
- the gen1 gene encoding flap endonuclease GEN homolog 1, translating to MGVQDLWSIVEPVRKSVPLYSLSGKTLAVDLSLWVCEAQHVQAMIGRVTKPHLRNLFFRVSSLTLMGVKLVFVMEGEAPKIKAETMNKRTETRYGGFKKSTAPKFTTGTSRGRFKAVLRECAEMLDYLGVPWVTAAGEAEAMCAYLDSQGLVDGCITNDGDAFLYGARTVYRNFNMNSKDPQVDCYQTSRVQTDLNLSRENLVGLAILLGCDYIPKGIPGVGKEQALRLIQTLKGQTLLQRFIQWNEETTEVCEGGVKKVPHCNLCRHPGSAKTHESRGCVLCGSNRFCQPQDFDYQCPCDWHRYEQTRQALSFEANIRRKTLASQHFPFTEIIREFLVSKDKPVSHFKRRKPNMLLIQKFAYDKMEWPKHYTSEKVLVLMTYAELMNRKYGTDMSCQVEPIRIFKPRVRNGVACFEVIWRTPEHFVFPEDRPAEEQREVRTVEEESLFRVAYPELVETYLRHKALAEENKTKKKKPKSKMEKPSDDLSDLLAQMTLQSSSSSNSTTQQPKMLTTLASTDEPEVVILDTPVSHKQNERGKDDHSSLSDCPNTPLCHADSEPVASPSVSAVIEALHLSDIDWDALSFTSSPSQQAATSHSTGPELNKTTDSETEGQKTEQKISPDVKPVDSRSAPELCYSECPLRERVLMKNTAKIVNQVCNDAVKLKPSGHISSEVSKESAVKKNEARAEKTQIEKPPAPAQSKTNDTFNDSKKPPHKYKFVRTAIQSLVVPPQRCHSNPGTSDKKDESMPQTTKKSVCMSVRSSSEDSDVENQKCGPQRRTKTKPKHKLKGSFVSDFPLKPVASHAATQPTAKPARSLHLARQKPQRKHFENNSTPVSTENNYQDVPAADVGGDVFLPTPASPITVSESDNSVICSESPLPLAERLRLKFQK from the exons ATGGGTGTTCAGGATTTGTGGTCTATCGTGGAGCCGGTTCGTAAGTCGGTGCCGCTGTACAGTTTGAGCGGAAAGACGCTGGCAGTCGACCTGAGTTTGTGGGTGTGCGAAGCCCAGCACGTCCAAGCAATGATTGGGAGAGTCACGAAGCCCCATCTAAG GAATTTATTTTTCAGGGTATCGTCCCTCACACTGATGGGGGTGAAGCTCGTGTTTGTTATGGAAGGAGAGGCTCCAAAAATTAAAGCAGAAACCATGAACAAGAGAACAGAAACAAGATATGGAGGCTTCAAGAAGAGCACTGCTCCGAAGTTTACAACAGgcaccagcagggggcgctttAAAGCCGTGCTGAGAGAG TGTGCAGAGATGTTGGACTACCTGGGTGTACCGTGGGTGACAGCTGCTGGAGAGGCTGAGGCCATGTGTGCCTACCTGGACTCACAGGGCCTGGTGGACGGCTGCATCACTAACGATGGAGACGCTTTCTTGTATGGAGCCCGTACTGTGTACAGGAACTTCAACATGAACAGTAAA GACCCTCAGGTGGACTGTTACCAGACTTCTCGAGTGCAAACAGACTTAAATCTGTCCAGAGAGAATCTTGTcggtctggccattctccttgGCTGTGATTATATTCCCAAG GGAATACCAGGTGTTGGCAAAGAGCAGGCCCTGAGGCTCATTCAGACACTGAAAGGACAAACACTCCTACAGAG GTTCATCCAGTGGAATGAAGAGACCACAGAAGTGTGTGAAGGAGGTGTAAAGAAGGTTCCTCACTGCAACTTGTGTCGACATCCTG GATCAGCTAAGACTCACGAGTCCCGCGGATGTGTGCTCTGCGGCAGTAATCGCTTCTGTCAGCCTCAGGATTTCGATTACCAGTGTCCGTGTGACTGGCACCGCTACGAACAGACTCGCCAGGCCTTGTCTTTTGAGGCAAACATCAGGAG GAAAACACTGGCGAGTCAGCATTTCCCTTTCACTGAG ATCATTCGTGAGTTTCTGGTTTCCAAAGATAAgcctgtgtcacattttaagaGGAGGAAGCCGAATATGCTGCTGATCCAG AAATTTGCCTATGATAAGATGGAGTGGCCAAAGCACTACACCAGCGAAAAGGTGCTAGTGTTGATGACCTACGCTGAGCTGATGAACCGAAAATATGGAACAGACATGTCCTGCCAAGTTGAGCCCATCCG AATATTTAAACCAAGAGTGAGGAATGGCGTTGCTTGCTTTGAAGTCATCTGGAGAACACCAG AACATTTTGTGTTTCCTGAGGATCGGCCTGCAGAGGAACAGCGTGAGGTGAGGACGGTGGAGGAGGAGTCTCTGTTTCGTGTGGCCTACCCTGAGCTGGTGGAGACCTACCTCAGACACAAAGCTCTGGCTGAAGAGAACAAGACAAAGA aaaagaaGCCAAAAAGTAAAATGGAGAAGCCCTCGGATGATTTATCAGACCTCTTGGCTCAGATGACTCTTCAGAGTTCCTCTTCATCGAATTCTACGACTCAACAGCCAAAGATGCTCACTACGTTGGCAAGCACAGATGAACCAGAGGTGGTGATTTTGGACACACCGGTGAGCCATAAGCAGAATGAACGAGGAAAAGATGATCATTCCAGCCTGAGTGATTGCCCCAACACTCCTCTGTGTCATGCTGACTCTGAGCCAGTTGCTTCACCTTCTGTCTCTGCTGTAATTGAAGCGCTACACCTGAGTGATATCGACTGGGATGCTTTGTCCTTCACATCTTCTCCATCCCAACAAGCAGCTACCAGCCACTCCACTGGTCCAGAGCTAAataaaaccacagacagtgaAACAGAGGGTCAAAAAACAGAGCAGAAAATCTCACCTGATGTCAAACCAGTAGACTCCAGATCTGCTCCAGAGCTCTGTTACTCAGAGTGTCCTCTAAGGGAGCGGGTGCTCATGAAGAATACAGCCAAAATCGTGAATCAGGTATGCAATGATGCAGTCAAGTTAAAACCCAGTGGACACATTTCCAGTGAGGTTAGCAAAGAATCTGCTGTTAAGAAAAATGAAGCACGTGCAGAAAAAACCCAGATAGAAAAGCCACCTGCCCCAGCTCAAAGTAAAACCAATGACACATTTAACGACTCCAAAAAGCCGCCACACAAATATAAATTTGTGAGGACAGCTATTCAGTCATTGGTTGTCCCACCACAGAGGTGCCACTCTAACCCAGGTACAAGTGACAAGAAGGACGAAAGTATGCCACAGACCACCAAAAAGAGTGTGTGTATGAGCGTTCGTTCATCCAGCGAGGACAGCGACGTGGAGAACCAGAAGTGTGGACCTCAAAGacggacaaaaacaaaacctaaacacaAACTCAAAGGCAGCTTTGTTTCAGACTTCCCTCTGAAACCAGTTGCTTCACACGCAGCGACCCAACCAACTGCAAAACCCGCTCGGAGCCTTCATTTAGCAAGACAAAAacctcagagaaaacat